ACCCGGTGGCGAGGATGAGGGCGGCGGTCGCACCCAGGGCGACCATGCTGCGGGGATGAGCCATGCCCAGCAACCTACGACCGCCCCCACCTGCCGCACATCCGGGGCGAAGCGCCGGGCCACCCCGAGCCGACCCTGATTTCCCACCCCGAGGGAGAATGGCCCGATGGCCGGGTACCGCCGACAGCTCTACCGCGACGACGCGGTGGTGCTGCGTGTGCAGAAGCTGGGCGAGTCCGACCGGATCATCACCCTGCTGACCCGCCGGCACGGCCGGTTGCGCGCGGTGGCCCGGGGGGTACGCCGCACCACCAGCAAGTTCGGCGCCCGGCTGGAGCCGTTCGGCCACGTCGACCTCCAGCTCGCCGGTGACCCGAAGGGCAACACCGGCAGCTCGCTGCACAGCGTCAGCCAGGTCGAGGGCATCGACCTGTACGGCAAGCGCTTCCTCGGGGACTACCCCCGGTACACGGCGGCCAGCGCTATCGCGGAGACCGCCGAGCGCCTCACCCCGGTCGAGCGGGAGCCGTCGCTGCGGCTGTTCCAGCTCACCCTCGGCGCGCTCAAGGCGCTGTCCCGGGGCGAACACGCCACCACGCTGGTGCTCGACGCGTACCTGCTGCGGGGGATGACCCTGGCCGGGTGGGCACCCGCGCTGACCGCCTGCGCGGTCTGCGGCACCCCGGGGCGGCACCGGGCGTTCTCCGTGCCGGCCGGGGGTGCGGTCTGCCCGGACTGCCGGCCACCCGGCGCGGCCCACCCCGCGCCGGCCACCATCGACCTGATGTCCGCGCTCACCAGCGGCGACTGGCAGGTCGCCGACGCCACCGAGACCGGGGTACGCCGGGAGTGCAGCGGCCTGGTCGCGGCGCACCTGCAGTGGCACCTGGAACGCGCGCTACGCTCGCTGCCGCTGGTCGACCGGGGCGGCCCGACGGGCGGCGGTCCGGGGCGACCGCCCCGGGCCGGTGTGGAGGGTGGGCACGTCGGTGTGCAGGGTGGGGACAAGGAGATGACCGAGTGATCCGATCGTTGAGGGCCGGCCGGCGGGAGCCGGTGCCGCCGACGCCGCACCCGTCGGGCGCCCGGCCGCCGGTGCTGCCCGCCGAGGCGCTGCCGAAGCACGTCGCGGTGGTGATGGACGGCAACGGCCGCTGGGCCAAGGAGCGCGGCCTGCCCCGCACCAAGGGCCACGAGCAGGGCGAGTACAGCCTCTTCGACACCGTCGAGGGGGCGATCGAGCTGGGCGTGCCCTATCTGTCGGCGTACGCCTTCTCCACCGAGAACTGGCGGCGCTCGCCGGACGAGGTCCGGTTCCTGATGGGCTTCAACCGGGACGTCATCCGCCGCCGCCGCGACCAGCTCGTCGACCTGGGGGTGCGGGTGGTCTGGTCGGGGCGGGCCGGTCGGCTGTGGAAGAGCGTCATCGCCGAGTTGCAGACCGCCGAGGAGATGTCCCGGGGCAACTCGACGCTGACCCTCCAGTTCTGCGTCAACTACGGCGGCCAGGCCGAGATCGCCGACGCCGCCGCCGCGATCGCCCGGGAGGTGGCCGCCGGCCGGCTCGACCCGGACAGGGTCACCGAGAAGACCGTGGCGAAGTACCTCTACCACCCGGAGGTCCCCGCGGTGGACCTCTTCCTGCGCCCGTCCGGCGAGGAACGGATCTCCAACTTCATGCTCTGGCAGTCGGCGTACGCGGAGCTGGTGTTCCTGGACACCCTCTGGCCGGACTTCGACCGTCGCCACCTCTGGTACGCCTGCGAGCTGTACGCCCAGCGGGACCGCCGCTTCGGCGGCGCGCTGCCCAACCCGGTCGCCCCACCGCGCTGACCGGACCACGGTTGGTGATCTCACCGACGGGGTATCCCCTGGTGACCAGCCAATCGCGGAGGTGAGCACTCATGATTCAGAAGCGGATCGCACAGTGGGCGGTCATGGCGGTCGCCGTGCCGCTGGCCGCGGCCGGTGCCCGTCGGCTGAGCCACACCCTGGAGTCCCGGCGTGGACCCAGCGGGGTGAGCCGGATGCTGACCCGGGGCGCCGACGT
Above is a window of Micromonospora rifamycinica DNA encoding:
- the recO gene encoding DNA repair protein RecO codes for the protein MAGYRRQLYRDDAVVLRVQKLGESDRIITLLTRRHGRLRAVARGVRRTTSKFGARLEPFGHVDLQLAGDPKGNTGSSLHSVSQVEGIDLYGKRFLGDYPRYTAASAIAETAERLTPVEREPSLRLFQLTLGALKALSRGEHATTLVLDAYLLRGMTLAGWAPALTACAVCGTPGRHRAFSVPAGGAVCPDCRPPGAAHPAPATIDLMSALTSGDWQVADATETGVRRECSGLVAAHLQWHLERALRSLPLVDRGGPTGGGPGRPPRAGVEGGHVGVQGGDKEMTE
- a CDS encoding isoprenyl transferase; translated protein: MPPTPHPSGARPPVLPAEALPKHVAVVMDGNGRWAKERGLPRTKGHEQGEYSLFDTVEGAIELGVPYLSAYAFSTENWRRSPDEVRFLMGFNRDVIRRRRDQLVDLGVRVVWSGRAGRLWKSVIAELQTAEEMSRGNSTLTLQFCVNYGGQAEIADAAAAIAREVAAGRLDPDRVTEKTVAKYLYHPEVPAVDLFLRPSGEERISNFMLWQSAYAELVFLDTLWPDFDRRHLWYACELYAQRDRRFGGALPNPVAPPR